One stretch of Anolis carolinensis isolate JA03-04 chromosome 3, rAnoCar3.1.pri, whole genome shotgun sequence DNA includes these proteins:
- the ccnj gene encoding cyclin-J, translating into MELEGQWWKGQLAADIHQALRYKELKLPSYKGQSPQLNLRRYFADLIAIVSNRFRLCPAARHLAVYLLDLFMDRYDISIQQLHVVALSCLLLASKFEEKEDSVPKLEQLNNLGCMTNMNLVLTKQNLLHMELLLLETFQWNLCLPTAAHFIDYYLSIAVHESDLHDGWPMVCLEKTKLYMAKYADYFLEVSLQDHAFLNYAPSLVAAACVASSRIILRLSPTWPARLHRLTAYSWDFLVPCIERLLVAHDNDVKEANKQKGHTSQAAQPSLFQTAAQPPQQHIHHYIQAHQTPLQYSQTATQQNCQQIVSSGPTSSYPLHACPAGLQGGIQARGHVQTATGMSLAVPLEVKPCLTVSYNRSYQIAGRYPCITPCFER; encoded by the exons ATGGAGCTGGAGGGGCAGTGGTGGAAAGGACAGCTGGCCGCCGACATCCACCAAGCGCTCCGCTACAAG GAGCTGAAGCTACCCTCATATAAAGGCCAGTCTCCGCAATTAAATCTCAGAAGATATTTTGCAGACTTGATTGCCATTGTGAGCAATCGCTTCCGACTCTGTCCAGCTGCTCGACATCTTGCTGTTTATCTACTGGACCTCTTTATGGACCGTTATGACATCTCCATTCAACAGCTACATGTGGTTGCTCTTTCCTGCTTGCTTTTAGCGA GTAAATTTGAAGAAAAGGAAGACAGTGTGCCTAAACTTGAACAGTTAAACAACCTGGGCTGTATGACTAACATGAACCTGGTCCTAACTAAACAGAACTTGCTGCACATGGAGCTGCTGTTATTGGAAACCTTTCAGTGGAACCTCTGCCTCCCAACAGCAGCTCACTTCATTGACTATTATCTCTCTATTGCTGTTCATGAATCGGATCTCCATGATGGATGGCCAATGGTTTGCTTGGAAAAGACAAAGTTGTATATGGCAAAATATGCTGACTACTTTTTGGAAGTATCCCTACAAG atcatgcatttttaaattatgCCCCTTCGCTAGTGGCTGCTGCATGTGTGGCTTCGTCAAGGATTATCTTGCGACTTTCACCAACATGGCCGGCACGACTCCATCGCCTCACTGCATACTCCTGGGACTTCTTGGTGCCATGCATTGAACGGCTGTTGGT TGCCCATGATAATGATGTGAAAGAAGCCAACAAGCAAAAAGGACATACTTCTCAAGCTGCCCAGCCCAGTTTATTTCAAACGGCGGCTCAACCTCCTCAGCAGCATATACACCACTATATTCAAGCACATCAGACCCCTCTACAGTATTCTCAAACAGCAACGCAACAGAACTGTCAGCAAATTGTGTCATCTGGTCCCACGTCATCTTACCCACTGCATGCTTGTCCAGCTGGTTTACAAGGTGGTATTCAAGCTCGAGGCCATGTGCAGACTGCTACTGGGATGTCCCTAGCTGTACCATTAGAAGTGAAGCCATGTTTAACTGTTTCATACAACCGAAGCTACCAGATTGCAGGACGTTATCCTTGTATTACTCCATGCTTTGAGAGGTGA